A stretch of the Corylus avellana chromosome ca6, CavTom2PMs-1.0 genome encodes the following:
- the LOC132185108 gene encoding uncharacterized protein LOC132185108, whose product MSWWWARATASAKKKYEDEEAPPRSYQSVGLVIGVTGIVGNSLAEILPLPNTPGGPWKVYGVARRPRPKWNANHPVEYIQCDVSDFHDTQGKLSQLTDVTDIFYVTWASRPTEAENCAANGTMFRNVLRALIPNAPNLRHICLQTGTKHYLGPFEKIGSVKTHTPPFTEDMPRLNVSNFYYTQEDILYEEVKDKKGLTWSVHRPNIIFGFSPYSLMNIVGTLCVYATICKHEGLPLKFPGSKAAWEYYSVASDADLIAEQQIWAVVDPNAKNEAFNCNNGDVFKWEHLWKALAERFGIEKYGFEEGEKISLAEMMKDKGDVWEEIVRENQLQPTKLEDVGVWWFADFILVGGDFLDSMNKSKERGFLGFRNSVNSFVAWIDKMKDYKIVPELKIREVTKGEDHTIRKLLDDETLPFGSSRTVNISLRMSWWWARATAAAKKKYEDEEAPPRSYQSVGLVIGVTGIVGNSLAEILPLPDTPGGPWKVYGVARRPRPKWNANHPVEYIQCDVSDFHDTQGKLSQLTDVTDIFYVTWSSRPTEAENCEANGAMFRNVLRALIPNAPNLRHICLQTGAKHYLGPFEKIGRIKIHTPPFTEDLPRLNVSNFYYTQEDILYEEAKDKKGLTWSVHRPTTIFGFSPYSLMNIVGTLCVYAAICKHEGLPLKFPGSKAAWEYYSVASDADLVAEQQIWAVVDPNGKNEAFNCNNGDVFKWAHLWKALAERFGIEKYGFEEGEKISLAEMMKDKGDVWEEIVKENQLEPTKLEDIGVWWLADLILIGGDFLDSMNKSKERGFLGFRNSMNSFVAWIDKMKDYKIVP is encoded by the exons ATGAGCTGGTGGTGGGCTAGAGCTACTGCCTCTGCAAAG AAGAAATATGAAGACGAAGAAGCACCACCTCGAAGCTACCAGAGCGTGGGCCTGGTGATCGGCGTGACTGGCATTGTCGGCAACAGCCTAGCCGAAATTCTCCCACTCCCAAACACTCCTGGCGGCCCCTGGAAGGTTTATGGTGTGGCTCGTCGCCCACGACCCAAATGGAACGCTAACCATCCAGTTGAATACATCCAGTGCGACGTCTCTGATTTCCATGACACTCAAGGCAAGCTTTCCCAATTAACCGATGTCACCGACATCTTTTACGTCACGTGGGCTAGCCGACCAACCGAGGCTGAGAATTGCGCGGCCAACGGCACCATGTTCCGCAACGTGCTTCGCGCTCTTATTCCAAACGCTCCGAATCTCCGCCACATCTGCCTCCAGACCGGCACCAAACACTACCTCGGACCCTTCGAGAAAATCGGCAGTGTAAAAACCCACACTCCACCTTTTACGGAGGATATGCCACGTTTGAATGTGTCGAATTTCTATTACACGCAGGAAGATATTTTATATGAAGAAGTTAAAGATAAGAAAGGTCTCACTTGGTCCGTCCACCGACCCAACATAATATTTGGATTCTCCCCCTATAGCTTGATGAATATAGTAGGCACGCTTTGTGTATACGCCACTATATGCAAGCACGAGGGGCTTCCATTGAAATTTCCTGGAAGCAAAGCGGCTTGGGAGTACTACTCAGTGGCTTCGGACGCCGATCTTATTGCGGAGCAACAAATATGGGCGGTGGTGGACCCTAATGCTAAGAACGAAGCGTTCAATTGCAACAACGGGGATGTGTTCAAATGGGAGCATCTTTGGAAGGCATTGGCGGAAAGATTTGGGATTGAGAAGTACGGATTCGAGGAGGGTGAGAAAATTAGTTTGGCTGAGATGATGAAGGACAAGGGTGATGTATGGGAAGAGATAGTGAGGGAGAATCAACTGCAACCCACAAAGTTAGAGGATGTTGGGGTGTGGTGGTTTGCGGACTTCATCCTGGTTGGGGGTGATTTTTTGGACAGTATGAATAAGAGCAAGGAGCGTGGGTTCTTGGGGTTCAGAAACTCCGTGAATTCGTTCGTTGCGTGGATAGATAAGATGAAAGATTACAAGATTGTACCT GAGCTGAAGATCAGAGAAGTCACAAAGGGCGAAGATCACACCATTCGGAAACTGTT AGACGACGAAACTTTGCCCTTTGGATCAAGTCGGACTGTTAATATTAGTCTCAGAATGAGCTGGTGGTGGGCTAGAGCTACTGCCGCTGCAAAG AAGAAATATGAAGACGAAGAAGCACCACCTCGAAGCTACCAGAGCGTGGGCCTGGTGATCGGCGTGACTGGCATCGTCGGCAACAGCCTAGCCGAAATCCTCCCACTCCCAGACACCCCCGGCGGCCCCTGGAAGGTTTATGGTGTGGCTCGTCGCCCACGCCCCAAATGGAACGCTAACCATCCAGTCGAATACATCCAGTGCGACGTCTCTGATTTTCATGACACTCAAGGCAAGCTTTCCCAATTAACCGATGTCACTGACATCTTTTACGTCACGTGGTCCAGCCGACCAACCGAGGCCGAGAACTGCGAGGCCAATGGTGCCATGTTCCGCAACGTGCTTCGCGCTCTTATTCCAAATGCTCCGAATCTCCGCCACATCTGCCTCCAAACCGGCGCCAAACACTACCTCGGACCCTTCGAGAAAATCGGCAGGATCAAAATCCACACCCCACCTTTTACGGAGGATTTGCCACGTTTGAATGTGTCGAATTTCTATTATACACAGGAAGATATTTTATATGAAGAAGCTAAAGATAAAAAAGGCCTCACTTGGTCCGTCCACCGACCCACTACAATATTCGGATTCTCCCCCTATAGCTTGATGAACATAGTAGGCACGCTTTGCGTATACGCCGCTATATGCAAGCACGAGGGGCTTCCATTGAAATTTCCTGGGAGCAAAGCGGCTTGGGAGTACTACTCAGTAGCTTCGGACGCCGATCTTGTTGCGGAGCAACAAATATGGGCAGTGGTAGACCCTAATGGTAAGAACGAAGCGTTCAATTGCAACAACGGGGACGTGTTCAAATGGGCGCATCTTTGGAAGGCGTTGGCGGAAAGATTTGGGATTGAGAAGTACGGATTCGAGGAGGGTGAGAAAATTAGTTTGGCTGAAATGATGAAGGACAAGGGTGATGTATGGGAAGAAATAGTGAAGGAGAATCAATTGGAACCCACAAAGTTGGAGGATATTGGGGTGTGGTGGTTAGCGGACTTGATCCTGATTGGGGGTGATTTTTTGGACAGTATGAATAAGAGCAAGGAGCGTGGGTTCTTGGGGTTCAGAAACTCCATGAATTCGTTCGTTGCATGGATAGATAAGATGAAAGATTACAAGATTGTGCCTTGA